The following DNA comes from Brienomyrus brachyistius isolate T26 chromosome 16, BBRACH_0.4, whole genome shotgun sequence.
GTTTTGGAGAATATTCTCTCAGAGGGAACTGATGTCGCCACAACACAAAGCTTCTTGGCCATCAGCTTGCTAAGCCTGGGGTAAACAGGGGCTCGACTCTCCCACCACTTGAGGGGATCCTCATGTGTTGGAAGAAGAGGCTCCTCCAGGTAGGCTCGCACCTCCATGACAGCTTCGGCGGTGGGATTCCTGGCTTCCACTGTTCCAGCTACCTGCTCATAGGGGTGGGAGATATAACAATGGGAGATACCATTTTTATGTGATTAGATTACATTAAATTAGATTCAACTTTTGCCATTACACAGTGTAAGAGAACAGAGTAATGAAATGCAGTTTAGCATTTAATTAGAAGTGACAATAGTAGATTtgcatatgtacagtatgtgcagTATGTACAGATTAAATGCAGGGATTTACAGCTAGTGGAAGTTTTAGACTGAGATATCAGATTCTAGAGATttttagagaaaaaaaatgtgaattatTGTTGCCACCCTTACTTCCCCATGGAAATAGCTCCAAACTATTGATCCAGCAccactgcctgctccttccagtCCTTCTGCAGCTGGTTGCTGTTGGATGGGTGTGCCACTGCTAATTCTTGCTGCTGCAGTTGACAGCCTTTGAAACGTCTCATCTGCTGTTCTGCCATCAGGGAAGGCCATCCTCTTAAAACGCGGGTCAAGTGCAGCAGTATCTGCTAGTATGTGGTTGGCATGAATCCTGTGGAATCGCGATGACATACTCGCACACAGACTGTCAATCACACCTTGCGCTGCCGCTGTTGTAGTGTTTCGCCGGAAATCAGCGGTGGCTCTTTGAAGTCCCCTGGCCAGCACTATGACCTTCGAGGCTGTCAAGTAGCTgatgaaaaaagaaagaaaaaaaaactttaatgttacaATTTTAAAGCTGAAACAATGATAAATATTACAATGTATTAAACAGATATCTATTGTGGTATCAAATATCCATAATTTTGTATCAGGAAATTGGCATGCAGGCTACAGAAATCTACTGACAATGATATATATTCCAGTGCATTACACAGATTTCTAATATGGTATAAAATATTCATAATTTACTATCAGGTACATAAGaatataagaactatacaaacggccattcggcccatcaagctcgcttggggagaactaaactaatagctcagagtcgttaaaatcttatctagctctgatttaaaggaacccaaggattcagcttgcactacattatcaggaaggctattccatactctgactacacgctgcataaagaagtgcttccttaaatccagcttgaaatgttctcccgctaatttccacctatggccacgagtttgtgtatgtaaactaatgctgaagtaactatttggttgaacagcatccaaacctgttagaatcttatatacctggatcatgtcccccctcagtctcctttgcttgagactgaacagatttagctcaagtaaccgttcctcgtatgacattcctctaagaccaggaatcatttttgtggccctacgctgcaccttttctatgCATGCATGCTAAAGAAATATACTGCTGTGCAACTGAGTTACATACCTTTCTGCACTGAGTTCCACAGTGACTTCCTCAAATGGTTGCAAGATTGTGCATATTTCTTGCACTGTGGTCCattcttcctgggacaggtggcGGACAGGTGCATTGATGACGGCCAGGGTGGAGATGATGGCATTTTTACTGGCAATAAAGCTTTTCAACATGTAGTAGGTGGAATTCCACCTTGTAGGACAATCCTGTTTCGGTCGGAGCTCCTCCATCTTCAATTGTAGTTGAGTCTCCTTCAGTTTTTGTGCCCCCACGGTGCTTCTGTGAAAGTACTCCACTGCCTCTTTCACCTTATCAATGATGGGCTTTGAAGCTTGCAGGGCATCTCTTACTACCAGGTTAATAGTATGGGCCAGGCATGGTAGGTGCATCCATCCAATGGTTTGTATAGCCTTAGTAACATTTGCCGCATTATCGGTTAGGCAGCACACTACTTTCTTGTCCACCCCCCACTCTGCTGCAACACTAAGCAGCTGTTCTGCAATGTTGTCTGCTGTGTGCCGCTCACTGAATTCAAAGCAGTCCAGGAGGCAGGAGGCCACACGGAAATCCTCGATAAAATGGCAGGTTACAgacatataagaacataagaacataagaactatacaaacgagaggaggccattcggcccatcaagctcgcttggggagaattaAACTAATAGCttagagtcgttaaaatcttatctagctctgatttaaaggaacccaaggattcagcttgcactacattatcaggaagggtattccatactctgactacaggctgcgtaaagaagtgcttccttaaatccagcttgaaatgttctcccgctaatttccacctatggccacgagttcgtgtatttaaactaatgctgaagtaactattaggttgaacagcatccaaacctgttagaatcttatatacctggatcatgtcccccctcagtctcctttgcttgagactgaacagatttagctcaagtaaccgttcctcgtatgacattcctctaagaccaggaatcatttttgtggccctacgctgcaccttttctaaggccacaatgtcctttttaagatatggtgaccaaacctgcacacaatattctaggtgaggtctcaccaaggaattgtataatcttagcattacctcccttgacttaaactccacacacctggagatataccccaacatcctattggccttttttattgcttccccacactggcgagaatgggacatggaagcatcaacatacacaccaaggtctttctcatgatcagctacctttatttcagtgacacccatgaaatacctgtactttatatttctgctccctagatggagtaccttacatttatcgacgttaaatttcatctgccaggtatcggcccagtcacaaattaaatcaagatcccgctgtagctgctgagccactaattcagtatctgctacaccacccaccttggtgtcatctgcaaatttcaccagtttactgtatatattggtatccatatcatttatgtaaattaggaacaatagtggtcctaaaattgaaccctgcggtaccccactatgaacgcaagcccactgtgacattgtgcctcttataactactcgctgtttcctatctgttaaccagttatcaatccaggtcgctacggtacctaaaatacctgtcgctttgagtttaagtaggagcctcttgtgggggacaacatcaaaagccttttggaaatctaagtagatgacatcataggccttcttatcatcaacttcctgagtagcttcctcaaaaaactccaacagatttgttaaacaggatctacctctcctaaatccatgctggctatcccgcaaaatgttattagagtccaggtaatctaccattttctctttgattatagcctccataactttaccagttatacaagttagactgattggcctatagttagacaaattacttctatccccttttttaaaaattggcgttatgaaggcgtgcttccaatcagaaggtaccacaccttcagataaggatttttgaaacagtaaagttaagggtcggcaaataatatccctcatctcttttaacactataggtaagatgccatcaggaccctgtgatttatttattttgagcttagctaggctttgcaaaacatctgcttcagttatatatatattagctatagacaatgctggataggtaataactggtaaattactaaggtcctctaTATATGATGCTGTCGTTCTTGAAGTCCAACAGTCTGTGGTTAAACAGACAGCTGGTACTTTTGACACCCTTCTCTTCAAAGATGCTGTCTCCCTGTCATACATATCCATGACCTTCTGGGCTAGTGCCTTCCTACTTGGAGGAATGTAGGAGGGGTTGAGCGCCTGTGAATATTTTTTGAATCCTGTGTCCTCCACTATTGAGAAAGGCTGGAAGTCAGTGGCTATCATCTTTGCCAGCTCTTCGTCTATCTTCTCCTGTCTTAATGGGGTCAAGATAGAAGGTAAATATTGAGTGATGGATGTCTGCTTTCTTTTTGATCGTGCCTGGCCAGGCGATGTGGTGGGCCCAGTGGGGTCAGAGGCTGCTGTGGCTGCAGTTGCACTTGATTTGGAGGCAGAGGAGGCAATGGACACATCAGCGTCACTGTTGTTGTCTGAGTCTGGCTCTGCTCTCAGACCTGTGACCTGCAGTGTTGCGTGTTGAGTCTTCAAATGCCTGTGTAAATTATTTGTTGACCCAGACTTAAATGAAATAACTTTTTGACAAATGCTGCATTTAGCCTTACTGTTTTCTTCGCGAGAAAAGTGCACCCAAATGCTGCTCCTTTTCCTCTGGCTCATTTTCAGACGTGTCACGTGTGTGTCTTCTTCCTTCGAACGACCCGCTATTACTGACGTTGGCACTGAGACAGAGAGGCACTcgcacgtgtttttttttttttttttttttaactgaagtAAGCATGTGACAGCAGCGTGCACAAGTCATGGCTCCGCTCATACCCAATGACAGAGGCACGCAGGGGTTTTTTTCCACTGGAGTACTCACGTGAAGGATGCGTGCACAACTATCATCATGCTGTTAGGCAGTAGCACCCCTGCGCTGGGTGCGCTCCTCCCCGTGTAACTGTTCTGTCTCGCGGAGCTAatttgtgtgcatctgtgtgaaacACGCATAGGAAAAAAAGAACGACAGAAAGAACGGCTCCCCCCCAGCCGCGACTCGGCTCCCATCGTTCATGTTTATGATCCGTTCAAAAGAATCGGTTCGTTCGCGAACGTCACAACTCTAACCGAGAGAGTCGATCATCATTTATAcaactagtgtgtgtgtgtgtgtgtgtgtgtgtgtgtgtgtgtgtgtgtgtgtgtgtgtgtgtatatatatatatatatatatatatatatatatatatatgtgtatgtttatGTTTATGTTTATAACACTTCTTATGATCTTATGAAAAGATCTTATGACTTATTGACTTGTTTGTTGATGTCAGTGCCTGCGTTTTGCCCCCTTTGGTCCTGCCcgtgaataaatccccgtttttccccgtattccgcctgcctgcctgcttcctgcccgctcgcctgccCGTGCAATCACCCGCTTCACCTACGATCGCAACCACCGATCgtgacatatatatacacatatataaacttttctataatgaacaaaaacatgTGTTTATTCGCCAGAATTTTACAACTGACGTTTTACTGTAACAGAGTGGAGatcgcgtgtttcctgtggagctccactttacgtcgtaaagattagccccactttgcgttattaaagatcacgtgtttcctgtggagctgacatatttcctgtggagctccactctacagtcgtctgcagctggacccttcgTTATTCTCTCAGAACTCGGAAATTCCGAGTTTAGTGACATCACGTCCGACAATCTCCCATTTGAGACACATCTcaaaacaaacatggctgcttcCATGAACACGCTcctgtgtgttgttgctttatattttagcagatttGGAGTGAGATAATTTTTTTCCGAGAGACAAACATGAAAcacgaactagtcaaaccacattaaaagctttataaaatatttgctattttttcgagaggcaatgATATGATTACTTTGCCAGCCACAGGATTCAAGCCTACAACATACAGCGCATGGCCACTGAGCAACACACCACTCCTTATAAAGCTCCAAATTGCCATCGCGTAATGTTTCAAAGTAAATTCAAATtactacaaaacaaaaaggtggtTTTACACTATGCAAAGTTTCGATGGTATACCACCTCGGTAGCGTTATGCAGGAGCACTTGAATAGGAAAGGCACAGGCGCTATTCAGGTTGATAGACTGCCAGAAAAGGCAAAAGGCTTTTAAATTTCTTTTGTCCTTCTAGCTGATAAATACTAGAGCTGCAACAAACGACTATTTTTATAGTCAAATAATCTATGGATTATTGAAACGAATAATCAATGAGTCAGATGAATTGCTTAGTTACCAAACAATGCCTACTTGGTATCAGCTATAAGCTTTTAAATTTAGCTTGAGGTTGTTTCATGCTTTTGTTAACAATCAAGACAATGAAGTTGAATACTTTATTAAGAAATTCACTTTTTTAATGAACATTCCTGTTAATacattgataaataaataatacaatatcCATTTGTCCTGTTAAAATTTAAAACCAAGGATAAGCAATGTATGGCCAATTAAATATACAGCATCAGTATTCCCTAAATCAAGAAAACCAAACAATCCATCTAAATTTATAATTTTAACAGTAAGAATATAAATGTGCATTCTGGTTTCTATCTACACTTTGTTGCAACTACATTTTAGAATCACAGTTCTGTGTTGAAATGAAGGAAAGTCAGCATGAGAGGCTGTTTAAGGCAAAATTACTGAAACACATACACATGCTGAATTggtacacaccactgaaacacttacacacatacactcaccacTTGCGCTTTATACTGTATACATGACATCAATATAACAGTAGAGGTTAACACTAAGCAGTTTTCACCCATTCTGTCGCTAAATCTGTTACTCTCTATCACACAGAGGAACACTCTCTCGCAATCAAAAGGAAAACTAATTTCTCTGATATTGTGTTGTAGAAGGAAAATTGATGGGTTAGGATGGAGAGAAGTGTTATGGGTTTGATGtctatgtcttaggccttaggcaaagAGGATTTATGACAGCATTGGGTTGCACCAAGGCAGGTGGCCTAGCAAAACTAGACAGCAAGAATCCTGTGGTGagcctggagtctgttgagCTGCTTGCGGTGGATGAGAGGGCACAGGAGTGGTCAGAGTTGGTCCAGAGTTTCAAGAAATACTGGACATTATGTTAGTTAATTACTTTTGCAATATTATAAACTGTGATTTATTACACATAATGGATTTGGATTGCCACCTtatggtggtggaggggtttgcgtgcctCAGTGACCCTGGGGGTTATGTTGTCGGAGGCAATAGCCCCTGTtagggtctcccaaggcaaaaAGATCCCAGGTAAGGGACCAAACAAAGACCAATCCAAAAGAAAACCCTGATGAGAAAGAGTAATAGCAAGGTCTTGTTTACCTCGCCTGGACTAGGGTCTCCGGGGCCCCACCCTGGTGTCAGGCCTGGGGGAGGGGCCCgttggcgagcgcctggtgtcCGGGCTTTGGCCCGTGGGAATTGGCCGGGCCCAGCCCAGATGACATATGCACGACCGTCCCCAGGTGGGCCCACCACCCGCAAGGGGGACGTCAGGGGTTCAGTGTGATGTGGATCGGATGGCGGCCAAGGGAGGCCCTGGCAGACCGATCCTCGGCTGAAAAAAATGGCTTtcaggacatggaatgtcacctctctggtggggaaggtGCCTGAACTTGTGCGTGAGGTTGAGAGATACCATCTAGATATAGTTGGGCTCACCTCAGCGCATAGCGTGGGTTCTGGAACCAATCTCCTGGAGAGGGGCTGGATGCTTTTTTCTTTTGGAGTTGTGGCGGGTGAGCAACACTGGGCTGAAGTGGGGCTACTGGTGGCCCCACAGCGAAGTGCATTAACGGAGTTTACCCCGGTGAACGAGAGAGCTGTCTCCCTGCGCCTTCAGGTTGGGGAGAGGTCTCTGGCTGTCACCTGTGCGTATGCACCGAATAACAGTTTGGAGCACACGGCCTTTTTGGTCTCCCTGAGTGGTGTGCTGGTTAGCACACCACGAGGGGATTCCATTGTTTTGCTGGGGGAATTCAATGCTCATGTGGGCAACAAAAGTGTAGCCTAGAGGGgggtgattgggaggaatggactccctgatctgaacccaagtGATGttctgttattggacttctgtgcaatGCATGGTTTGTCCATAACGAACAACATGTtcgagcataagggtgtccataagtGGACATGGTACGAACATGCCCGGGGCTACAGGTTGATGATCAATTTCATTATTGTATCATCTGATCTGCGGCCTTCTGTcttggacactcaggtgaagagagggatagagctgtcaactgatcaccacctggtgatGAGTTGGCGCAGGTGGCAGAGGAGACCCCCAGTCAGACCTGATAGGCCCAAGTACATAGTGAGAGTCTTCTGGGAACATCTGGCAGAGGTTCCTGTTCGCCGGATCTTTAACttgtacctccagcagaactccaACTGCATACCGGGGGAGGTTGAGGACAGTGAGTCTGAATGGATACTGTTCCGGACCTCTATTGTGGAAGCGGCCGTACGGAGCTGTGGCTGCAGGGTGGTCGCTACCAGTCGTGGCGGAAACCCTCGTACCCAGTGGTGGACACCAGAGGTGAGGgggctgtcaagctgaagacgGAGGCCTACCGGGAATTATTAGCCCGGGGGTCtctggaggcagctgacaggtaccAGCAGGCCAGGCGGAACGCAGCTCGGGCAGTTGCGGAAGCAAAAACCCAggcgtgggaggagtttggtgaggctgtGAAAGTGACTTTCggtcagtttcaaaaaggttctgGGAAACCATCCGGAATATCAGGAAGGGGAAGCAGCTCCTGGTTCCTACTATTTATAGTGGGGAAGGGCTGCTATTGACCTGGGGACATCACCCGGAGGTGGAAAGAATACTAcgtggtggccgggccccgggagtGGATGAGATTTGCCTGGAGTGCCTAAAGGCTTtggatgttgtggggctgtcaTGACTGACACGACTTCTCAACAGTTCGTCGAGGTCAGGGACAGTACCGTTGGATTttcagactggggtggtggtccctttatttaaccctctggagtcgatGGCATCGTCGGTGATGCCGCGTAtctttcttgtgtatttcagttcataattcgcagaaatcttattgtagaaaaatgaaaaaatgctgactaaatctgtaatctgtcttcttttcaaaacatgaattgtcagaagtattaaagtttttaaaattaggttcaATCGGCAAAAAATAAaccacctttctttgttttacctgcatcgggggcatgtagtgccgccctcatCTGAAGATCGCTAATCGCattataaatagccgcattaccgcgtattcaaatcacattcgcatggtaatttgataaaCAACGCAacagtgaaacgcgatccagatacatccccatcagtgacataaaacggggggggggggggggggggggggggtgtggccaggtgtgaatggctcatgcacacacatgaaagttgctacatattcaatgaaaggagcccagaaatagtgacattagttagatttttcttatttatttatcaaactgaatgttgcaactacactatttagtcaacaacaacaaattaatttttgtatagcgcattatcacaacattacattgtctcaaagcgctttacagcatccgtgcccaaagcccccagtgagtaagccaaaggcgacagtggcaaggaaaaactcccaagaaggaagaaaccttgggagggaccagactcaaagggggagtccaacctccaggggccggcaagGAGAGTCAaatagtcatcttcatgtagccaagactttggtgatcagatatctgggatcaaaacaaactgccagcattgcttactatgcacttttataatgtttctgtaagtgtttcaaactgcattttgcaatgtccatACCTTAATgttaaattacaaacttcacataaatctgacatatttacaatgtacattaagattaagatgagtttaaagccaaaacaaatatataagaaataatttatttgctattAATTCAGTTTAtggtattgaatgaaatgtgtgaccatgcaccAGTCAGTGGAAGTGTGTTCCCTagcctagaccccagagggttaagaaAGGGGatcggagggtgtgttccaactttAGGGGAATCACACTTCTCAGCCTTCCTCGGAAAGTCTATTCCggggttctggagaggagggtgaGATCGATAGTTGaatctcggattcaggaggaacaatgcgGTTTTCATCCTGGCTGTGGGACACTGGACCAGCTTTATACACTTGCAAGGGTACTGAAGGGttgagggtgtccagtttggtgGTGTCAGGATTTCATCGCTGCTTTTTGTGGATGACGTCGTCCTGTTGGCTTCATCTGCTGGGGACCTTCAGAGTGCTCTGGGGCACTTTGCAGCTGAGTGCGAAGCGGCAGGGATGAGGATTAGCACCTCCAAGTCCGTAACCATAGTTCTCAACCAGAAACGGGTGGATTGCCCACTTCAGGTCAGGGAGGAGGTACTGCCCCAAGTGGAACAGTTGAAGTATCTTGAGGTATCATTCACGAGTGAGGATAGGCGAGATCGAGAGCTGGACAGACGGATCAGAGCGGCATCTGCAATTTTGCAGGTGCTTATCCGGTTCATCATGGCTAAGAAAGAACTTAGCGGGAAAGCAAAACTCTCAATCTATTGGTCCATCTTCATCCCTACCCTcatctatggtcatgagctatgggtaatgACCAAAAGAATGAAATCGCGGAGTAGAGAGTAGAACCGCTGCTTCTCCATGTCAAAAGGAGCCAATTGAGATGGTTTGGACATCTGGCATGGATGCCTCCTGGGCAACTACCTGGAGAGGTTTTCCGTGAA
Coding sequences within:
- the LOC125709959 gene encoding E3 SUMO-protein ligase ZBED1-like isoform X2: MLKSFIASKNAIISTLAVINAPVRHLSQEEWTTVQEICTILQPFEEVTVELSAESYLTASKVIVLARGLQRATADFRRNTTTAAAQGVIDSLCASMSSRFHRIHANHILADTAALDPRFKRMAFPDGRTADETFQRLSTAAARISSGTPIQQQPAAEGLEGAGSGAGSIVWSYFHGEVAGTVEARNPTAEAVMEVRAYLEEPLLPTHEDPLKWWESRAPVYPRLSKLMAKKLCVVATSVPSERIFSKTGQIISERRSRLKAKKVRALVFLNANLPKDKKERQKKP
- the LOC125709959 gene encoding E3 SUMO-protein ligase ZBED1-like isoform X1, translated to MLKSFIASKNAIISTLAVINAPVRHLSQEEWTTVQEICTILQPFEEVTVELSAESYLTASKVIVLARGLQRATADFRRNTTTAAAQGVIDSLCASMSSRFHRIHANHILADTAALDPRFKRMAFPDGRTADETFQRLSTAAARISSGTPIQQQPAAEGLEGAGSGAGSIVWSYFHGEQVAGTVEARNPTAEAVMEVRAYLEEPLLPTHEDPLKWWESRAPVYPRLSKLMAKKLCVVATSVPSERIFSKTGQIISERRSRLKAKKVRALVFLNANLPKDKKERQKKP